One candidate division WOR-3 bacterium DNA window includes the following coding sequences:
- a CDS encoding PTS sugar transporter subunit IIB, translating into MFILRVDDRLIHGQVVAGWARPLGIEELIVASDTLSQDEWTRNVFRLAIPESISFHCCSIQDCVKYLQNGLDKKRRMLVVEKVKDAYNLIKNGLKVEEIYIGGLGYREGARSIAPYIYLTPEDIEFIVKIHELGIKIIGKQLPNSQPIDVVKKLTGV; encoded by the coding sequence ATGTTTATCTTGCGGGTTGATGACCGTTTGATTCATGGCCAGGTGGTAGCAGGGTGGGCAAGGCCGTTAGGTATAGAAGAATTGATCGTCGCTTCTGATACACTCAGCCAGGATGAGTGGACACGCAATGTTTTTCGCCTCGCAATTCCTGAAAGCATCAGTTTCCATTGCTGTAGCATTCAAGATTGTGTTAAATATCTCCAGAATGGATTGGATAAAAAAAGGCGGATGCTGGTGGTGGAGAAGGTAAAAGATGCTTATAATCTCATAAAAAATGGATTAAAAGTAGAGGAGATTTACATCGGTGGTCTGGGATATCGGGAAGGTGCCCGTTCCATTGCACCTTATATCTATCTTACTCCCGAAGACATTGAGTTCATCGTCAAAATCCATGAACTGGGGATTAAGATAATTGGGAAACAATTACCCAATTCCCAGCCGATTGATGTGGTTAAAAAATTAACTGGAGTGTAA